From one Lycium barbarum isolate Lr01 chromosome 6, ASM1917538v2, whole genome shotgun sequence genomic stretch:
- the LOC132643815 gene encoding dof zinc finger protein DOF3.1-like: MSNHPFQFSLQEMSSQPLESSMLVCTKVEQEKKPRPIEQAQKCPRCGSANTKFCYYNNYSLSQPRYFCKSCKRYWTKGGTLRNIPVGGGCRKNKNSSLKRSSQDHDQYSMTNRPSYPLSSFTTLSYVNDMSMMCNNVHYDAHGAQRGGFLESPSGLIHHNLSYGIDNNGNMGHVQNEEILGLNVSAEMGMHYHQEMSSTLATVKQEMWNTMAAKGALGGRDPVVDQ; the protein is encoded by the exons ATGTCCAATCACCCTTTTCAGTTTAGTCTTCAGGAAATGTCATCCCAACCACTAGaaagtagtatgttggtttgcACAAAGGTGGAGCAAGAAAAGAAACCAAGGCCTATAGAGCAAGCACAAAAATGTCCAAGATGTGGCTCTGCCAACACCAAATTCTGTTACTATAACAACTATAGTCTCTCTCAGCCCAGATACTTTTGCAAATCTTGCAAAAGGTACTGGACTAAAGGTGGTACACTGAGAAACATTCCAGTTGGTGGAGGCTGTAGAAAAAACAAAAATTCATCCTTAAAGAGATCAAGCCAAGATCATGATCAGTACTCCATGACCAACAGGCCTAGTTATCCACTGTCTTCATTTACAACACTTtcatatgtaaatgatatgtcaATGATGTGTAATAACGTTCATTATGATGCTCATGGTGCACAAAGGGGTGGATTTCTTGAATCCCCGAGTGGATTAATCCACCATAACTTGAGTTATGGTATTGATAATAATGGAAACATGGGGCATGTTCAAAATGAAGAAATATTGGGGTTAAATGTGAGTGCAGAAATGGGAATGCATTATCATCAAGAAATGAGTTCCACATTGGCCACAGTAAAGCAAGAGATGTGGAACACTATGGCAGCAAAAG GTGCATTAGGCGGCCGGGATCCAGTTGTTGATCAGTGA